The following proteins are co-located in the Neomonachus schauinslandi chromosome 8, ASM220157v2, whole genome shotgun sequence genome:
- the DLK2 gene encoding protein delta homolog 2: protein MPRGCRCLHLVCLLCILGAPVQPARADDCSSHCDLAHGCCAPDGSCRCDPGWEGLHCERCVRMPGCQHGTCHQPWQCICHTGWAGKFCDKDEHICTTQTPCRNGGQCVYDGGGKYHCVCPPGFHGRDCERKAGPCEQAGSPCRNGGQCQDDQGFALNFTCRCLAGFVGARCEVNVDDCLMRPCANGATCLDGINRFSCLCPEGFAGRFCTINLDDCASRPCQRGARCRDRVHDFDCLCPSGYGGKTCELILPVPDAGPTPAVVIPATGPAPHSVGAGLLRISVKEVVRRQEAGLGASSLVAVVVFGALTAALVLSTMLLTLRAWRRGVCPPGPCCCPAPHYAPARQDQECQVSMLPAGLPLSPDLPLEPGKTTAL from the exons ATGCCCAGAGGCTGCCGCTGTCTGCATCTCGTGTGCCTGTTGTGCATCCTGGGGGCACCCGTTCAGCCTGCCCGAG CGGATGACTGCAGCTCCCACTGTGACCTGGCCCACGGCTGCTGTGCGCCGGACGGCTCCTGcag GTGTGACCCAGGCTGGGAAGGGCTGCACTGTGAGCGCTGTGTAAGAATGCCTGGCTGCCAGCACGGGACCTGCCACCAGCCCTGGCAGTGCATCTGTCATACTGGCTGGGCGGGCAAGTTCTGTGACAAAG ATGAGCACATCTGTACCACGCAGACCCCCTGTCGGAATGGAGGCCAGTGCGTCTATGATGGCGGCGGCAAGTACCACTGTGTGTGCCCGCCAGGCTTCCACGGGCGTGACTGCGAGCGCAAGGCTGGACCCTGTGAGCAGGCAGG CTCCCCGTGCCGGAATGGCGGGCAGTGCCAGGACGACCAGGGCTTTGCTCTCAACTTCACCTGCCGCTGTTTGGCGGGCTTCGTGGGTGCCCGCTGTGAGGTCAATGTCGACGACTGTCTGATGCGGCCTTGTGCCAATGGGGCCACCTGCCTGGATGGCATAAACCGCTTCTCTTGCCTCTGCCCTGAGGGCTTTGCTGGACGCTTCTGCACCATCAACCTGGATGACTGTGCCAGCCGTCCTTGCCAGAGAGGGGCCCGCTGTCGGGACCGTGTCCACGACTTTGACTGTCTCTGCCCCAGTGGCTACGGTGGCAAGACTTGTGAGCTCATCTTACCGGTCCCAGACGCCGGGCCCACCCCGGCTGTGGTGATACCTGCCACAGGGCCTGCCCCCCACAGCGTGGGGGCGGGTCTGCTGCGCATCTCAGTGAAGGAGGTGGTGCGGAGGCAAGAGGCGGGGCTAGGTGCGTCTAGCCTGGTGGCCGTGGTGGTGTTTGGGGCCCTCACTGCCGCCCTGGTCCTGTCCACCATGTTGCTGACCCTGAGGGCCTGGCGCCGGGGCGTCTGCCCCCCTGGACCCTGTTGCTGCCCTGCCCCACACTATGCCCCGGCACGCCAGGACCAGGAATGTCAGGTTAGCATGCTGCCGGCAGGGCTCCCCCTGTCGCCCGATCTGCCCCTGGAGCCTGGAAAGACCACAGCACTGTGA